A section of the Anabaena cylindrica PCC 7122 genome encodes:
- a CDS encoding GTP-binding protein yields MEVMRLIVTGSVGAGKSTFIRSVSEIEVVDTDTRATDETALLKQRTTVAFDFGRLQFGPDMALHLYGTPGQSRFDFMWDILIRKAHAYILLIAAHRAREFRHARKILNFMQERAQVPMIIGLTHTDCPGAWSEEDVYLAIGYVDEAQRPPMVRVNPNEGDSVAEAVIALVQCLMESCTV; encoded by the coding sequence ATGGAAGTTATGCGCTTAATTGTCACGGGTTCAGTAGGAGCGGGTAAATCCACTTTTATTCGTTCAGTCAGTGAAATTGAGGTTGTAGACACAGATACCCGTGCAACTGATGAAACAGCATTGCTAAAGCAAAGAACCACTGTAGCCTTTGACTTTGGTCGGCTGCAATTTGGTCCTGATATGGCTTTACATCTTTATGGTACACCTGGTCAGTCTCGCTTTGATTTCATGTGGGATATATTGATTCGCAAAGCCCATGCATATATCTTATTAATAGCTGCACATCGAGCCAGAGAATTCCGTCATGCACGTAAAATTCTCAACTTTATGCAAGAACGCGCTCAAGTTCCGATGATTATTGGTCTAACACATACCGATTGTCCGGGAGCTTGGTCTGAAGAAGATGTATACCTTGCCATTGGATACGTTGATGAAGCCCAAAGACCACCTATGGTCAGAGTCAATCCCAACGAAGGAGACTCTGTCGCAGAGGCAGTCATTGCCTTAGTACAATGCTTGATGGAAAGTTGTACAGTATAA
- a CDS encoding roadblock/LC7 domain-containing protein: MAINTEKLGMILQNFVAATTDVQGAALVTPDGLPLAASLPGGMDEERVSAMSASMLSLGERIGIELARGTVDRIFVEGKKGFGILTGCGEDAVFLVLASESAKQGVLMLEIKRVLAELKLVLI, from the coding sequence ATGGCCATTAATACAGAAAAACTAGGCATGATTTTGCAAAACTTTGTAGCTGCGACAACAGATGTTCAAGGAGCAGCACTTGTTACCCCAGATGGTCTACCTTTAGCAGCAAGTTTACCCGGTGGAATGGATGAGGAACGGGTATCAGCAATGTCAGCATCCATGCTGTCTTTAGGTGAAAGAATCGGTATTGAATTAGCTAGAGGTACAGTTGACCGCATCTTTGTAGAAGGTAAAAAAGGCTTTGGTATCTTAACTGGTTGTGGTGAAGATGCAGTCTTCCTAGTTTTGGCCAGTGAATCTGCCAAACAGGGCGTATTAATGCTAGAAATCAAACGTGTTCTTGCAGAACTAAAACTAGTATTGATCTAA
- a CDS encoding response regulator: MIRVLLVDDQGLIRQGLRALLELETDLEIVGEAENGEVAINLVAQLQPDVVLMDIRMPIMDGVAATKEIQKQFPLTKILVLTTFDDDEYVKAALQNGAMGYLLKDTPSEELAVAIRAVDKGYSQLGPGIVKKLVTQFLANAPISSSSVPPSLAELTPREKEVLQLIATGASNREIAQELYISEGTVKNHVTNILNRLNLRDRTQAAILANTYSSYLEQNT, translated from the coding sequence ATGATTAGAGTTTTACTTGTAGATGACCAAGGCTTAATTCGCCAAGGTTTAAGAGCATTATTAGAATTAGAAACAGATTTAGAAATAGTCGGAGAAGCCGAAAATGGTGAAGTTGCCATTAATTTGGTTGCACAATTACAGCCAGATGTAGTTTTGATGGATATCAGAATGCCTATTATGGACGGAGTTGCAGCTACAAAAGAAATTCAAAAACAGTTTCCTCTCACCAAAATTTTAGTATTGACCACTTTTGATGATGATGAATATGTAAAAGCAGCCTTACAGAATGGTGCAATGGGTTATTTGCTTAAAGATACACCTTCAGAAGAGTTAGCTGTTGCCATTCGCGCTGTTGATAAAGGATATTCCCAACTGGGACCGGGAATAGTCAAAAAACTCGTGACTCAATTTCTTGCCAATGCACCCATTTCTAGTTCATCTGTGCCACCGAGTTTAGCAGAACTCACACCCAGAGAAAAAGAAGTTTTGCAGCTTATAGCCACAGGTGCTAGTAACCGAGAAATTGCACAGGAACTCTACATTTCTGAAGGAACAGTCAAAAATCATGTTACAAACATTTTAAATAGATTGAATTTGCGCGATCGCACTCAAGCAGCTATTCTTGCTAATACATACTCATCTTACTTAGAACAAAATACTTAA